From the genome of Plectropomus leopardus isolate mb chromosome 13, YSFRI_Pleo_2.0, whole genome shotgun sequence, one region includes:
- the LOC121952735 gene encoding spectrin family protein isoform X5, producing the protein MEYDRRDREPCLSPAAFVNQVQYSNILEGRFKQLQDEREAVQKKTFTKWVNSHLGRVTCRIGDLYTDLRDGRMLIRLLEVLSGEQLPKPTKGRMRIHCLENVDKALQFLKEQKVHLENMGSHDIVDGNHRLTLGLIWTIILRFQIQDISVETEDNKEKKSAKDALLLWCQMKTAGYPNVNIHNFTTSWRDGLAFNAIVHKHRPDVIDFDNLKRSNAHYNLQNAFNVAEKELGLTKLLDPEDVNVDQPDEKSIITYVATYYHYFSKMKALAVEGKRIGKVLDYAIEADQLIEKYETLASELLQWIEQTIGTLNDRQLANSLSAVQNQLQAFNSYRTVEKPPKFTEKGNLEVLLFTIQSKMRANNQKVYMPREGKLISDINKAWERLEKAEHERELALRNELIRQEKLEMLAARFDRKAAMRETWLSENQRLVSQDNFGTDLGAVEAATRKHEAIETDIGAYWERVAAVEAVAKELEAESYHDVRRIIARRDNVLRLWEYLKELLAARRERLNAHRDLQRLFEEMRYIMDWMADMKSRLQSPDSGKHLHDVLDLLQKHTLVEADISAQAERIKAVQGAAQRFTSYEQAYKPCEPGLVSEKVDLLGQAYEELGQLAAKRRERLEDSRRLWQFLWDLGEEAAWIREQEQILASGDCGRDLTSALHLLSKHEAFRDEMAARYGPLSNSIAAGETLVQEGHFGAPEVTERIQDIRAQWAHLEETTKLREQSLKEAVALHQFQTDANDMEAWIMETLRQVSSPEVGHDEFSTQTLARKQREIEEEIQSHRPGIDSLHEQVQALPQAYIHFPQVDGRLPAIEQRYEELESLSAARRQALEGALALYRMFSEAGACQLWVEEKEQWLHCMEIPTKLEDLEVVQQRFETLEPEMNNLGTRVTDVNQVAEQLLCSDNCNKDQIHQTRDQLHNRWREFEQLAGQKKQALESALNIQNYHLECNEIQTWMKEKTKVIESTQSLGNDLAGVMALQRKLTGMERDLEAIQGKLDDLKKEAEKLAREHPDQAGEIQGRLAEIQEVWEELNATMKRREESLGEASKLQGFLRDLDDFQSWLSRTQTAVASEDIPTSLPEAESLLAQHENIKNEVDNYKEDYEKMRAVGEEVTQGQTDAQHMFLAQRLQALDTGWHELRCMWENRHSLLAQAFDFQTFLRDAKQAEAFLNSQEYVLSHTEMPTTLQGAEEAIKKHEDFLTTTEASEEKITGVVEAGRRLINDSNANSDKIQEKVDSIQERHLKNKEAANELLAKLKDNRELQHFLQDGQELTLWINEKMLTAQDMSYDEARNLHSKWQKHQAFMAELASNKDWLDKIDKEGQALVAEKPELKPVVEQTLEDLQRQWEELENTTRTKAQCLFDANRAELFTQSCSALDVWLKNLESQLHSDDYGKDLTSVNILLKKHQMLEHQMEVREKEVQSLQSQALALSQEDAGLTEVDGQQRRVTDSFSNLQDPLKLRRQRLLASKEAHQFNRDLEDEILWVKERMPLATSTDHGKDLPTVQLLSKKNQTLQKEIQGHQPRIDDIHRRGKTQSQVDGERQSILEERLVELRELWDQLIGETDKRHARLMDANRAQQFYADAAEAEAWMGEQELHMMSEEKAKDEQSALMMVKKHQSLEQALEDYAQTIHQLANSSRLMVTSEHPESERITLRQAQVDKLYAGLKDLAEERRGRLQERLRLTQLKREVDDLEQWIAEREVVAGSHELGQDYEHVTMLRDKFREFARDTSTIGQERVDGVNGLADDLIESGHPENASVAEWKDGLNEAWADLLELIDTRTQMLAASYELHRFHQDAMEVLGRVKEKREGLPSDLGRDLNTVQHLHRQHNTFENDIQALSGQVNQVQDDAARVQKAYAGEKADDIHRSEHAVTSAWEGLLEAGQARRLLLLDTVEKFRFFNMVRDLMLWMDGVNLQIDAHDSPRDVSSAGLVIANHQDIKSEIETRADSFTVCTEMGNTLINNNHYASDEIREKLVQLQEKRDKINKKWQDKMDHLQIVLEVLQFGRDAYVAESWLAGQEPLVRAAELGSNVDEVESLIKRHEAFEKLAAAWEDRFVLLEKLTTLEEHEIQRRREEEERARRPPTPPPVEVAQSETESQAHDSAARTSLDQTTLNQSVSVNGVHSDNDTSQGSESESVNGPGRDSGLASSRLEPSATLPSRGGAESEPDAMEGMLCRKQEMESHSKKAATRSWQNVYCVLRKGSLGFYKDGKSASNGIPYHGEVPISLGEAVCEVAHDYKKRKNVFKLRLGDGKEYLFQAKDEAEMSSWIRSILSSIPTGSGDSPVGQRALSRAMTMPPISPGSGEAGGVTMRNKEGKEKDREKRFSFFGKKK; encoded by the exons ATGAGCGTGAAGCAGTACAGAAGAAGACTTTTACCAAATGGGTAAACTCTCACTTAGGCCGAGTGACCTGTCGCATTGGTGACTTGTACACCGACTTGCGAGATGGCCGCATGCTCATCCGCCTTCTGGAAGTGCTCTCAGGAGAACAGCTG CCAAAACCCACCAAGGGCCGCATGCGTATCCACTGCCTGGAGAATGTCGATAAAGCCCTGCAGTTTCTCAAGGAGCAAAAAGTCCATCTAGAAAACATGGGCTCACATGACATTGTGGATGGGAATCACCGTCTCACTCTGGGTCTCATCTGGACCATCATCCTTCGCTTCCAG ATCCAGGACATCAGTGTGGAGACGGAGGACAACAAGGAGAAAAAATCAGCGAAAGATGCCCTGCTGCTTTGGTGCCAAATGAAAACTGCTGG ATATCCCAATGTCAACATCCACAACTTCACTACCAGCTGGAGAGATGGTCTGGCGTTCAATGCCATCGTGCACAAACACAG ACCTGATGTGATTGACTTTGACAACCTGAAGAGGTCTAATGCTCACTACAATCTTCAGAATGCTTTCAATGTGGCTGAGAAGGAACTGGGGCTTACCAAGCTGCTGGACCCAGAAG atgttaaTGTTGATCAGCCTGATGAAAAGTCCATCATCACCTATGTGGCGACCTACTACCATTACTTCTCCAAGATGAAAGCCCTGGCAGTGGAGGGCAAACGAATTGGCAAG GTGTTGGACTATGCGATTGAGGCTGACCAGCTGATCGAGAAGTATGAGACCCTCGCCTCAGAGCTACTTCAGTGGATTGAGCAGACCATAGGAACGCTCAATGATCGGCAGCTAGCTAACTCACTGAGTGCTGTGCAGAACCAGCTTCAGGCTTTTAACTCCTACCGCACTGTGGAGAAGCCCCCCAA GTTTACAGAGAAAGGAAACTTGGAGGTCCTCCTCTTTACTATCCAGAGCAAGATGAGAGCAAACAATCAGAAAGTCTACATGCCAAGAGAGGGAAAACTCATCTCTGACATCAACAAG GCTTGGGAGCGACTGGAAAAGGCAGAGCATGAGCGAGAGCTGGCACTGAGAAACGAGTTAATTCGCCAGGAGAAACTGGAGATGCTCGCTGCACGTTTTGACCGCAAAGCAGCTATGCGTGAGACATGGCTGAGTGAGAACCAGAGGCTGGTGTCTCAG GACAACTTTGGAACTGACTTGGGAGCTGTGGAAGCTGCCACCCGTAAACATGAAGCAATAGAGACCGACATCGGGGCCTATTGGGAGCGTGTGGCTGCTGTGGAGGCTGTTGCCAAAGAGCTGGAAGCAGAGTCGTATCATGACGTGCGTCGTATAATTGCACGGAGAGATAACGTGCTTCGACTGTGGGAATATCTGAAAGAGCTTCTGGCTGCACGCAGGGAGCGGCTGAACGCCCATCGAGACCTACAGAGACTGTTTGAAGAGATGCGCTATATCATGGATTGGATGGCAGACATGAAG AGTCGTCTGCAGTCTCCTGACAGTGGCAAACATTTGCATGACGTGTTAGatctgctgcaaaaacacactctgGTAGAGGCTGACATTTCAGCTCAGGCAGAGAGGATCAAGGCTGTGCAGGGAGCTGCACAGCGCTTCACTTCCTATGAACAGG CCTACAAACCATGTGAGCCAGGACTAGTTAGCGAGAAGGTTGACCTGCTGGGTCAAGCCTATGAGGAGCTTGGTCAGCTTGCTGCAAAACGCAGAGAGCGCCTAGAGGACTCGCGCCGCCTGTGGCAGTTCCTGTGGGATCTGGGAGAGGAGGCAGCCTGGATCAGAGAGCAGGAACAGATCCTGGCCAGTGGAGACTGTGGCCGTGACCTCACCTCTGCCCTTCACCTGCTCAGCAAACATGAGGCCTTCAGGGATGAGATGGCAGCCCGTTATGGCCCCCTGAGTAACAGCATCGCTGCCGGAGAAACTTTGGTTCAGGAGGGACACTTTGGAGCGCCAGAGGTCACTGAGAGGATTCAAGACATCCGTGCGCAGTGGGCACATCTGGAGGAG ACAACTAAGCTTAGAGAGCAGAGCCTGAAGGAAGCGGTGGCCCTTCACCAGTTTCAAACAGATGCCAACGACATGGAAGCATGGATCATGGAGACACTTAGACAAGTGTCCAGTCCAGAGGTGGGCCACGATGAGTTCTCCACTCAAACTCTGGCTCGCAAGCAGAGGGAGATAGAGGAGGAGATCCAGAGTCACCGCCCTGGCATCGACTCCCTGCACGAGCAGGTCCAAGCACTGCCACAGGCCTACATACATTTCCCTCAG GTGGATGGTCGCCTACCTGCTATTGAGCAGCGCTATGAAGAACTGGAGTCTCTGTCAGCAGCTCGCCGCCAGGCTCTGGAAGGTGCCCTGGCCCTCTACCGCATGTTCAGTGAAGCTGGTGCCTGCCAGCTCTGGGTGGAGGAAAAGGAGCAGTGGTTACACTGCATGGAGATCCCAACCAAACTGGAGGACTTAGAGGTGGTGCAGCAGAG ATTCGAGACACTGGAACCTGAGATGAACAACCTAGGCACTCGTGTCACTGATGTGAACCAGGTGGCCGAGCAGCTGCTGTGCTCCGACAACTGTAACAAAGACCAAATTCACCAGACACGAGACCAGCTACACAACAG ATGGAGGGAGTTCGAACAACTGGCTGGCCAAAAGAAACAAGCTCTGGAGTCAGCCCTCAACATCCAGAACTACCACCTGGAGTGTAATGAGATCCAAACTTGGATGAAGGAAAAGACCAAAGTGATTGAATCCACTCAGAGCCTCGGCAATGACCTGGCAGGAGTGATGGCACTGCAACGCAAACTCACAGGCATGGAGAGGGACCTGGAGGCCATTCAG GGTAAACTGGATGACTTGAAAAAAGAGGCTGAAAAGCTGGCCCGAGAACATCCAGACCAGGCTGGAGAGATCCAGGGACGCCTGGCAGAGATTCAAGAGGTGTGGGAGGAGCTGAACGCCACCATGAAGCGGCGCGAGGAATCTTTGGGCGAAGCCAGCAAGCTGCAAGGCTTCCTCAGGGATCTGGATGACTTCCAGTCATGGCTCTCCCGCACCCAGACCGCTGTGGCCTCGGAGGACATTCCCACTTCTCTGCCTGAGGCTGAAAGTTTGCTCGCCCAGCACGAGAATATTAAGAATGAGGTGGATAACTATAAGGAGGACTACGAGAAGATGCGGGCGGTCGGTGAGGAGGTGACCCAAGGTCAGACGGATGCCCAGCACATGTTCTTGGCCCAGAGGCTCCAGGCACTCGACACTGGCTGGCATGAGCTGCGTTGCATGTGGGAAAACCGCCACAGTCTGTTGGCCCAAGCCTTTGACTTCCAGACTTTCTTAAGAGACGCAAAGCAGGCAGAGGCTTTCCTCAACAGCCAG GAGTACGTGCTGTCCCATACAGAAATGCCCACTACTCTTCAGGGAGCAGAGGAGGCCATCAAGAAGCATGAGGATTTCCTCACCACCACAGAGGCCAGCGAGGAGAAGATAACTGGTGTGGTGGAGGCTGGACGGCGCCTCATTAATGACTCTAATGCAAACTCAGATAAGATCCAGGAAAAAGTTGATTCCATCCAAGAAAG GCATCTCAAGAATAAAGAGGCTGCAAATGAACTGCTGGCAAAGCTTAAGGATAACCGTGAACTGCAGCACTTCCTCCAAGATGGACAGGAG CTCACATTGTGGATCAATGAGAAGATGCTGACAGCACAGGACATGTCTTATGATGAAGCCAGAAATCTTCACAGCAAGTGGCAGAAACATCAGGCCTTCATGGCAGAGCTGGCCTCCAACAAAGACTGGCTTGACAAAATTGATAAG GAGGGTCAGGCGCTGGTGGCAGAGAAGCCAGAGCTGAAACCTGTCGTTGAGCAGACCCTGGAAGACCTGCAGCGTCAGTGGGAGGAGCTGGAGAACACCACCCGCACCAAGGCCCAGTGCTTGTTCGATGCTAACCGGGCAGAGCTCTTTACACAGAGCTGCTCTGCTCTGGATGTCTGGCTGAAAAACCTTGAGAGTCAGCTGCATAGTGACGACTATGGCAAAGATTTGACGAGTGTCAACATCCTGCTTAAGAAGCACCAG ATGCTGGAGCACCAGATGGaggtcagagagaaagaggtgcAGTCCCTCCAGTCTCAGGCTCTGGCCCTGTCCCAGGAGGATGCTGGACTCACTGAGGTAGATGGTCAGCAAAGGCGTGTCACTGACAGCTTCTCCAACCTTCAGGATCCTCTCAAACTGAGGAGACAGCGACTACTCGCCTCCAAAGAAGCACATCAGTTCAACAGAGATCTGGAGGATGAAATT CTTTGGGTGAAGGAGAGGATGCCCCTGGCGACCTCCACAGACCACGGAAAAGACCTGCCCACCGTGCAGCTGCTCAGCAAGAAGAACCAG ACATTGCAGAAGGAGATCCAGGGCCACCAGCCTCGCATCGATGACATCCACAGGCGAGGCAAGACTCAGAGCCAGGTAGATGGTGAGAGGCAGTCTATCCTGGAGGAGCGCCTTGTTGAGCTGCGGGAACTCTGGGATCAGCTGATAGGCGAGACAGACAAGCGCCATGCCCGTCTAATGGACGCTAATCGCGCCCAGCAGTTCTATGCTGATGCAGCGGAGGCAGAGGCCTGGATGGGAGAACAAGAGCTGCACATGATGTCAGAGGAAAAGGCCAAG GATGAGCAAAGCGCACTAATGATGGTCAAGAAGCACCAGAGCCTGGAACAGGCACTTGAAGATTATGCCCAAACCATTCACCAACTAGCCAACAGCAGCCGCCTCATGGTAACCAGTGAACACCCAGAAAG CGAGAGGATCACCTTAAGGCAAGCCCAAGTCGACAAACTGTACGCAGGGTTGAAAGACCTGGCTGAGGAGCGTCGTGGGCGTCTTCAGGAGCGACTGCGGCTGACCCAGCTGAAGCGGGAGGTGGATGACCTGGAACAGTGGATTGCTGAGAGGGAGGTGGTTGCTGGCTCCCATGAACTAGGACAGGACTATGAACATGTCACA ATGCTGAGGGACAAGTTCCGGGAGTTTGCTCGGGACACCAGCACCATTGGCCAAGAGCGTGTGGATGGTGTAAATGGGCTGGCAGATGACCTGATTGAGTCGGGTCATCCTGAGAATGCCAGTGTGGCTGAGTGGAAAGACGGGCTAAACGAGGCCTGGGCAGATTTGCTGGAGTTGAtcgacacacgcacacaaatgTTGGCAGCCTCCTATGAGTTGCACCGCTTCCATCAGGATGCCATGGAGGTGCTTGGGCGTGTTAAGGAGAAGAGGGAGGGCCTGCCTTCTGACCTTGGCCGTGATTTGAACACTGTTCAGCATCTACACAGACAGCACAACACTTTCGAAAATGACATCCAGGCCCTCAGTGGACAG GTAAACCAGGTGCAAGACGATGCGGCACGGGTGCAGAAGGCTTATGCTGGGGAGAAAGCTGATGACATTCACAGAAGCGAACATGCTGTGACTTCTGCCTGGGAGGGCCTGCTAGAGGCTGGTCAGGCCCGCCGGCTCCTCCTGCTGGACACTGTAGAGAAGTTCCGCTTCTTCAACATGGTGCGAGACCTTATGCTCTGGATGGACGGTGTCAACCTGCAGATTGACGCACATGACAGCCCCAG GGATGTTTCTTCTGCAGGGCTCGTCATTGCCAATCATCAGGACATTAAGTCAGAGATTGAGACCAGAGCAGACAGCTTTACTGTCTGTACTGAGATGGGGAACACTCTCATCAACAATAATCACTATGCATCTGATGAG ATCCGGGAGAAACTGGTTCAACTCCAGGAAAAGAGAGACAAGATCAACAAAAAGTGGCAAGACAAGATGGACCATTTACAAATTG TGCTGGAGGTGTTGCAGTTCGGACGTGATGCCTATGTGGCAGAATCCTGGTTGGCAGGGCAAGAACCTCTGGTGCGAGCAGCAGAGCTGGGCTCAAATGTGGATGAGGTAGAGAGCCTAATTAAGCGTCACGAGGCCTTTGAGAAACTTGCTGCTGCCTGGGAGGATCGCTTTGTGCTGCTGGAGAAACTCACTACA CTTGAGGAGCATGAGATCCAGAGGAGgcgagaagaagaggagagagcgCGGCGACCCCCTACACCACCCCCAGTAGAAGTGGCACAATCTGAGACAGAAAGTCAAGCACATGATTCTGCAGCCAG AACCAGTCTGGATCAGACCACACTCAATCAGTCAGTGTCAGTGAATGGAGTTCACAGCGACAATGACACATCTCAG GGCTCAGAGTCTGAGTCGGTGAACGGACCAGGCAGAGACAGCGGGCTGGCATCGTCTCGCCTGGAGCCTTCTGCCACGTTACCGAGCAGGGGTGGAGCAGAGTCAGAGCCGGACGCGATGGAGGGGATGCTCTGTCGAAAACAAGAGATGGAGTCCCACAGCAAAAAGGCAGCTACAAG GTCCTGGCAGAACGTGTACTGTGTCCTTCGAAAAGGAAGTCTCGGTTTCTATAAAGACGGCAAGAGCGCTAGCAACGGCATTCCATACCACGGAGAGGTACCCATCAGCCTCGGGGAGGCTGTGTGTGAGGTAGCCCATGACTAtaagaagaggaaaaatgtattcaagCTCAG GCTAGGGGACGGAAAAGAGTATCTGTTCCAAGCAAAGGATGAG GCGGAGATGAGCTCCTGGATCCGTTCCATCCTCAGCTCCATTCCAACAGGGTCAGGAGACTCGCCCGTAGGTCAGAGGGCCCTCAGCCGCGCCATGACGATGCCTCCCATCTCCCCCGGCTCAGGTGAAGCCGGAGGCGTCACCATGCGCAACAAGGAGGGGAAAGAGAAGGATCGCGAGAAGAGGTTCAGCTTCTTTGGCAAGAAAAAATAG